A single window of Leeuwenhoekiella sp. MAR_2009_132 DNA harbors:
- a CDS encoding DNA translocase FtsK: MARKKTKTTTKKTTQSKKLSLKLSKQQKIVLGSFLFLLGLALLFSFISYFFSWQADQSTLDSLGDRNVKTENWLNKFGAAIGDFFIYQGFGLASFTLAVLITLTGFYYFFDKEKKTLRTFWFWGIVLMLWFSVFFGFFSDSAPLLGGMVGYELNDYLQDYLGLIGTILILAFFAIVYFAVRLKITPELVGSYLKQKRQSLKSELNDDNDDDFSEYRDNAFDKDNIELPKPAPVTKEIKPEEPALKPIQPVAKDVDEPELKLETAQPAQEEFEIEIEETVEEEELVENLSTKLVQDFGEFDPTLELSNYKFPSIDLLKDYTKGQSITIDQEELEENKNRIVDTLKNYKIEIAHIKATVGPTVTLYEIVPEAGVRISKIKNLEDDIALSLSALGIRIIAPIPGKGTIGIEVPNKNARIVSMRSAIASPRFQNAEMELPLTLGKTISNETFVVDLAKMPHLLMAGATGQGKSVGLNAILTSLLYKKHPAEVKFVLVDPKKVELTLFNKIERHYLAKLPDSEEAIITDNAKVINTLNSLCIEMDNRYDLLKNALARNIKEYNAKFKARKLNPNDGHRFLPYIVLVIDEFADLIMTAGKEVETPIARLAQLARAIGIHLIVATQRPSVNVITGIIKANFPARIAFRVTSKIDSRTILDSQGADQLIGRGDMLFTQGNELTRVQCAFVDTPEVEKITEFIGSQKAYPDAYHLPEYVGEEGGTSLDIDVSDRDALFMEAAEVIVIAQQGSASLLQRKLKLGYNRAGRIIDQLEAAGIVGPFEGSKARQVLVSDMNALNQQLNND; this comes from the coding sequence ATGGCCCGAAAAAAAACCAAAACCACAACCAAAAAAACTACACAGTCTAAGAAATTATCGCTTAAGCTGTCTAAACAACAAAAAATTGTTCTGGGGAGTTTTCTCTTTCTTCTGGGGCTGGCTTTGCTGTTTTCTTTTATATCCTATTTTTTTAGCTGGCAGGCAGATCAAAGTACCCTAGACAGTCTGGGCGATCGCAACGTAAAAACCGAAAACTGGCTGAATAAATTTGGTGCAGCTATAGGTGATTTCTTTATTTATCAGGGCTTCGGTCTGGCTTCCTTCACTTTAGCTGTTTTAATAACGCTTACCGGTTTTTACTACTTTTTTGACAAAGAGAAAAAAACCTTACGTACTTTCTGGTTTTGGGGTATTGTTTTAATGTTGTGGTTCTCTGTCTTTTTCGGCTTTTTTTCAGATTCTGCACCGCTTTTAGGTGGTATGGTGGGTTACGAGCTTAACGATTATCTTCAAGATTATTTAGGTCTTATAGGTACGATACTTATTCTCGCTTTCTTTGCCATTGTATATTTCGCCGTTAGGTTAAAAATAACGCCAGAGTTAGTAGGCAGTTATCTAAAACAAAAAAGGCAATCGCTTAAAAGCGAACTTAATGACGACAACGATGATGATTTTTCTGAGTATAGAGATAACGCCTTTGACAAAGACAATATCGAGTTACCGAAACCTGCACCGGTTACTAAAGAGATTAAACCAGAAGAACCGGCTCTTAAACCAATTCAGCCTGTAGCAAAGGATGTTGATGAGCCCGAACTTAAACTTGAAACTGCGCAACCCGCTCAGGAAGAATTTGAGATTGAGATTGAAGAAACCGTTGAAGAAGAAGAACTGGTAGAAAATCTAAGCACAAAACTGGTTCAGGATTTTGGGGAGTTTGACCCTACGCTAGAATTAAGCAACTATAAGTTTCCTTCTATAGATTTACTGAAAGATTATACTAAGGGACAAAGCATCACTATAGATCAGGAAGAACTTGAGGAAAACAAAAACCGAATTGTAGACACCCTTAAAAACTACAAAATAGAAATTGCGCATATTAAAGCAACGGTAGGACCTACTGTTACCCTTTATGAGATTGTACCCGAAGCCGGCGTGCGTATTTCAAAAATTAAAAATCTTGAAGACGATATTGCTTTATCTCTTTCGGCATTAGGTATACGTATCATTGCGCCAATACCAGGTAAAGGAACCATAGGTATAGAGGTACCCAATAAAAATGCACGTATTGTATCTATGCGTTCTGCCATCGCCTCTCCCCGCTTTCAAAATGCAGAGATGGAATTACCTTTAACTTTGGGTAAAACTATTTCTAATGAAACCTTTGTGGTTGACTTAGCAAAAATGCCACACTTACTTATGGCAGGTGCTACCGGGCAGGGTAAATCTGTGGGATTAAATGCGATTCTTACTTCATTACTTTATAAAAAGCATCCTGCGGAAGTAAAATTTGTTCTGGTAGATCCTAAAAAAGTAGAACTTACCCTGTTTAATAAAATAGAACGTCACTATCTGGCTAAATTACCAGATTCTGAAGAAGCCATTATAACAGATAATGCCAAGGTTATAAATACCTTAAATTCACTCTGTATTGAGATGGATAATCGATACGATCTGCTTAAAAATGCATTGGCTCGTAATATTAAAGAATACAATGCAAAATTTAAAGCGCGCAAACTTAACCCGAATGACGGTCACAGATTTTTACCCTATATCGTTCTGGTAATTGATGAATTTGCAGATCTTATTATGACTGCCGGTAAAGAGGTAGAGACTCCTATTGCACGTCTTGCTCAATTAGCTCGAGCGATAGGTATTCACTTAATTGTAGCTACTCAGCGACCTTCGGTGAATGTTATTACAGGTATCATAAAGGCAAACTTTCCTGCACGTATTGCTTTTAGGGTGACTTCAAAAATTGACTCCCGTACGATTTTAGATAGTCAGGGTGCAGATCAATTAATAGGACGAGGAGATATGTTATTTACACAGGGTAATGAACTTACTCGTGTACAATGTGCTTTTGTTGATACTCCCGAAGTTGAAAAAATCACAGAATTTATAGGTTCACAAAAAGCATATCCTGATGCTTATCACCTGCCCGAATATGTGGGTGAAGAAGGTGGCACAAGTCTTGATATAGATGTGAGCGATAGAGATGCGCTCTTTATGGAAGCCGCCGAAGTTATAGTAATAGCGCAGCAAGGTAGCGCCTCTTTATTGCAACGTAAACTGAAACTGGGTTACAATCGTGCCGGTAGAATAATTGATCAATTAGAAGCTGCAGGTATTGTAGGACCTTTTGAAGGCAGCAAAGCCAGACAGGTACTCGTTTCAGATATGAATGCCTTAAATCAACAATTAAACAATGATTAA
- a CDS encoding diacylglycerol kinase family protein, which translates to MNKAEDNFIVNRLKAFKYAFKGAWLLIRKEPSIKVQFTCAIIVTLLGFILDISATEWVVQLLAIGLVLAVEGLNTAVEKIADFIHPEYHEKIGDIKDVAAGAVTFAALIAAIIGLIIYIPKLL; encoded by the coding sequence ATGAATAAGGCTGAAGACAATTTTATAGTAAATAGATTAAAAGCGTTTAAGTATGCCTTTAAAGGTGCCTGGCTATTAATACGTAAAGAACCCAGTATTAAAGTACAGTTTACCTGTGCCATAATTGTAACACTACTTGGTTTTATTCTCGATATTTCTGCCACAGAGTGGGTGGTTCAATTACTGGCAATAGGTTTAGTATTAGCTGTTGAAGGGCTCAATACCGCAGTAGAAAAAATAGCAGATTTTATACATCCTGAATACCATGAGAAAATAGGTGATATAAAAGATGTAGCCGCAGGTGCAGTAACCTTTGCTGCTCTTATAGCTGCCATTATTGGTCTTATTATATATATTCCAAAACTGTTATAA
- the tpx gene encoding thiol peroxidase — translation MATITLGGNTTHTLGELPTTGSPAPDFNLAAKDLHQVSLNDFKGKRVVMNIFPSVDTGVCAASVRHFNKDASNLEDTVVLCISRDLPFAQARFCGAEGLENVITLSDFKDGSFGKDYGLEIKDGAFAGLHSRVVIVLNEDHKIVYSEQVSEIGQEPNYETALNALN, via the coding sequence ATGGCTACGATCACTTTAGGTGGAAACACTACACATACACTAGGCGAATTACCAACAACAGGAAGCCCTGCGCCAGACTTCAATCTTGCTGCAAAAGATCTACATCAGGTTTCTCTTAACGACTTTAAAGGGAAACGCGTTGTTATGAATATTTTCCCAAGCGTTGATACCGGCGTTTGTGCTGCTTCTGTACGTCATTTTAACAAGGATGCTTCTAACCTTGAAGATACTGTAGTACTTTGCATATCTAGAGACTTACCCTTTGCACAGGCTCGTTTTTGTGGTGCAGAAGGTTTAGAGAATGTAATAACACTTTCAGATTTTAAAGACGGTTCTTTTGGCAAAGATTATGGTCTCGAGATTAAAGATGGTGCTTTTGCGGGGTTACACTCGCGTGTAGTTATTGTTCTTAATGAAGATCATAAAATTGTTTATAGCGAGCAGGTTTCAGAAATAGGTCAGGAACCTAATTACGAGACTGCACTTAACGCGCTAAATTAA
- a CDS encoding DUF6952 family protein — protein sequence MKLPVIKHLQKNNSAQALEHTIEVLESFTEHRSVSDEEMDVIGELITNLCGAVEMHQMITNGMSERDAANGFAQKVLGSIDR from the coding sequence ATGAAATTACCAGTAATTAAGCACTTACAAAAAAACAACAGCGCTCAGGCGTTAGAGCACACTATAGAAGTTTTGGAATCTTTTACAGAACATCGTTCTGTTTCTGATGAAGAGATGGATGTTATAGGTGAACTCATCACAAATTTATGTGGTGCTGTAGAAATGCATCAAATGATCACAAACGGAATGTCTGAACGTGATGCAGCTAATGGCTTTGCTCAAAAAGTCTTAGGCTCTATAGACCGATAA
- a CDS encoding thioredoxin family protein yields the protein MVQELDQDNLAELVSTNDTVVVQYMAGWCGNCRLMKPKFKKLASEHENTAFLLVDAEKYPESRKLATVDNLPTFATFKNGSFKNQVQTNKFEILKELVDEITSN from the coding sequence ATGGTTCAAGAACTTGATCAAGATAATTTAGCAGAATTGGTAAGTACAAACGATACTGTTGTTGTACAATATATGGCCGGCTGGTGTGGTAACTGCAGATTGATGAAGCCAAAATTTAAAAAACTGGCTTCAGAACATGAAAACACAGCTTTTTTACTGGTTGATGCAGAGAAGTATCCAGAAAGCCGTAAACTAGCAACTGTAGACAACCTGCCTACATTTGCCACCTTTAAAAACGGAAGTTTTAAAAACCAGGTGCAAACTAATAAGTTTGAAATCTTAAAAGAACTTGTAGATGAAATTACCAGTAATTAA
- a CDS encoding peroxiredoxin encodes MTLVGKKFPSISVDAMNEMGDTFKLNILEEAQKNNKKVLLFWYPKDFTFVCPTELHAFQAALADFEKRNTMVIGASCDTPEVHFAWLNTAKDNGGIEGVTYPILADTNRNLANRLGILDITNERYDEEHGNVLVDGDNVTYRATYLIDEEGTVFHEGINHMPLGRNVNEFQRLIDAYTHVQEKGEVCPANWEEGKDAMSANRDGVASYLSSN; translated from the coding sequence ATGACATTAGTAGGAAAAAAATTCCCAAGCATCAGCGTAGATGCAATGAACGAAATGGGTGACACGTTCAAATTAAATATTCTTGAAGAAGCTCAAAAAAATAACAAGAAGGTTTTACTTTTTTGGTATCCTAAAGATTTCACATTTGTATGTCCTACAGAATTACATGCATTTCAAGCTGCATTAGCAGATTTTGAAAAAAGAAATACTATGGTAATAGGTGCTTCTTGCGATACTCCAGAAGTTCACTTTGCATGGTTAAATACAGCAAAAGATAATGGTGGTATTGAAGGTGTGACTTATCCTATTCTTGCAGATACAAACCGTAATCTTGCTAACCGCTTAGGCATATTAGATATTACTAACGAGCGTTACGATGAAGAACATGGTAATGTTTTAGTTGACGGTGATAATGTGACCTACAGAGCTACATACTTAATAGACGAAGAAGGAACGGTATTTCACGAAGGTATTAACCATATGCCATTAGGTCGTAACGTTAATGAATTTCAACGTTTAATTGATGCGTATACGCACGTACAGGAGAAAGGTGAAGTTTGCCCTGCAAACTGGGAAGAAGGTAAAGATGCCATGAGCGCAAATCGTGATGGTGTAGCATCTTATTTATCATCTAACTAA
- the nhaC gene encoding Na+/H+ antiporter NhaC, with protein MENQELDPKNQEIVDNRELNIWEAMIPIVALVIMLAYNVYVFGDDALSGSNQFILLLGAGVAAIVGFFNKTSFETMMDEVAQNIKSTAGAIIILLMVGALAGTWLISGIIPTMIYYGLQILNPSIFLAACVVICAIISVATGSSWTTSATVGIALIGIANALGISLGMTAGAILSGAYFGDKLSPLSDTTNLAPAMAGTDLFTHIQYMLYTTVPTITITLLVFIIIGFNIDTTGDADTSTILASIDDAFTISPWLFVVPALVIFMIIKKTSPLIALLIGTLLGGIAALIVQPEIVATLGGSDTLTFKSGYMGVMNAITVDTAIETTNENLNDLFAASGMAGMLGTIWLIICAMTFGGIMDAIGALSRISKFMLNLFDSTFGLFASTVATCIGLNATASDQYLAIVVPGKMYAKAYRDKGLAPENLSRTLEDSGTVTSVLVPYNTCGAYQSGVLGVSVSDYFVYAIFNWLSPFMTLIFAAFRIKIRTLAQAGKAK; from the coding sequence ATGGAAAATCAGGAACTAGATCCTAAAAATCAAGAAATCGTAGACAATCGCGAACTCAATATATGGGAAGCTATGATCCCTATCGTAGCATTGGTTATAATGCTAGCCTATAATGTATATGTTTTTGGTGATGATGCATTAAGTGGGTCTAACCAATTTATTCTGCTTTTAGGTGCTGGGGTAGCTGCCATTGTAGGTTTTTTTAATAAAACTTCTTTTGAAACCATGATGGATGAAGTTGCACAAAATATTAAATCTACCGCAGGAGCCATAATCATTCTCCTTATGGTTGGTGCACTTGCAGGAACCTGGCTTATAAGTGGGATAATCCCCACGATGATTTATTATGGCCTACAAATATTAAATCCCTCTATATTTCTTGCAGCCTGTGTGGTTATTTGCGCGATAATTTCTGTTGCCACCGGAAGCAGCTGGACGACCTCAGCGACCGTAGGTATTGCGCTTATAGGTATTGCAAATGCATTAGGCATCTCTTTAGGAATGACGGCAGGTGCTATTCTTTCTGGCGCCTATTTTGGAGATAAATTATCTCCCTTAAGTGATACTACTAATCTCGCACCGGCGATGGCAGGTACAGATCTGTTTACACATATTCAATATATGCTCTACACTACTGTTCCTACAATTACTATTACCTTACTGGTTTTTATAATTATTGGTTTTAATATAGACACTACGGGTGATGCAGATACTTCGACCATACTTGCCTCTATAGATGATGCTTTCACAATAAGTCCGTGGTTGTTTGTAGTTCCTGCTCTTGTGATTTTTATGATCATCAAAAAGACTTCTCCACTTATAGCTTTATTAATAGGTACGCTTTTAGGAGGTATTGCAGCCTTAATTGTTCAGCCGGAAATTGTGGCTACTTTAGGAGGTAGCGATACGCTAACTTTTAAGAGCGGCTATATGGGTGTTATGAATGCCATTACAGTAGATACCGCTATTGAGACTACAAATGAAAATCTTAATGATCTTTTTGCCGCAAGCGGAATGGCAGGAATGCTGGGAACTATCTGGCTAATCATTTGCGCAATGACCTTTGGTGGAATTATGGATGCTATTGGAGCACTTTCAAGAATAAGCAAGTTTATGCTTAATTTATTTGACAGCACTTTTGGCCTGTTTGCCAGTACTGTAGCAACCTGCATAGGTTTAAACGCAACAGCTAGTGATCAATATTTAGCAATAGTTGTTCCCGGTAAAATGTATGCAAAAGCCTATCGCGATAAAGGCCTGGCTCCAGAAAATTTAAGTAGAACATTAGAAGACAGCGGTACAGTAACCTCAGTACTCGTGCCTTATAACACCTGCGGTGCTTATCAAAGTGGTGTTCTTGGTGTATCAGTTTCAGACTATTTTGTATATGCGATATTCAATTGGTTAAGCCCCTTTATGACTTTAATATTTGCAGCTTTCCGTATAAAAATTAGAACACTCGCTCAGGCAGGAAAAGCTAAATAA